In Vibrio lentus, the genomic stretch CATCGAATACAAGGTAAGCGGATTCAAGTAAGATCTCTTGCTTCGATTCACTTGCAAGCTGTCCTAAAAGAACCGCCGTTGCTTTCGGTTCATCGGTATTGTCTGAATCGATAGGCACTGGGCGATCATAAGCAAAACGAGCATTCACCCAAGTCATCTCATCAAGAGTATCTTTCAACAAGCTATCTGCCGCTTCACGATTTAATGGCAACTCTGGGTAGTTTTTGTATTGTGGAACAGTTATATCGTCAATCTTTGAAAGATCCGGTTGTTCTTCGTCACCTAACATATCGACAGGGTAAGACCAACGGCTGTCCCAATACTCAGTAAAGCTGGTTTGGATCGTGGTAACGACTGAGCCCATCACTAATACATCACGATCTCGGAAGTTGATCTCGTCAGAAAGGTCGAAATATTCATCACCAATATTACGTCCGCCAACCACAGACAAGATGCCATCTACGGTAAACGACTTATTATGCATGCGGCGGTTTAAGCGGGAGAAATCCCCAAGGAAGCTTAACCACTTACTAAAACCACGGCGTGTTGGTGTTGGGTTGAAGATTCGGATCTCGACGTTTTGGTGTGCATCCAGTGCCGATAATAGGCCTTCACGCTCGTTAAGGTTGATGTCGTCGAGCATCACTCGAACCTTAACACCACGATCAGCTGCGGCTAACAAACGACTCGCTAGGTACCTGCCTGATTCGTCAGAGTTCCAGATGTAATATTGAATATCGATGGTGTGTTCTGCACTTTCAACCAACGCCAATCGCTGCGCTAACGCATCCCAACCGGATTCTTGTAAACGAACAGCGGTAGTCGCCTGTTCTGATGCTGGTTGATATTCATCCGCTAAAACCGACAAAGTGCTTGGTCCATAAGAGGTGTACGGTTCTGCTGGGTGGTCGATGCCTTCTGGTAATGAAGAACAGCCGCCGAGAATAGCGACTAAAATTAAGGTTAAACTGATGCGTTGGAGCACAGGCATGTGTCTGACTTCCTTTTCACGGTAACGTCTTTAGAAACTGTCCCGACAGCTTTGCGACTCACAAGCTGTTCAGGTCTATTCATTGATTATTACTGCTAAAGCCTGAAATTTATAGGTAATTATCCAGTATAAATTTAAAGGTCAGTAAATAGTCTACAAATCACTTAAGTTGAGTCAGCGCCAAACAATATAAACTCAGCGGGTTTTCTACCATTTTGATGGTGAGTTCTGTTCTGTCTGGGTGATACTTCACCATTGTTTGGAGATCTAGTGTCATCGCTTGATTTCATACTAAAAGGCGCCACGACTTACCTTGATGAGATAGTGCAAACTCACTACTTACGTAAGCGTTAAAGCTGT encodes the following:
- a CDS encoding phospholipase D family protein, whose protein sequence is MPVLQRISLTLILVAILGGCSSLPEGIDHPAEPYTSYGPSTLSVLADEYQPASEQATTAVRLQESGWDALAQRLALVESAEHTIDIQYYIWNSDESGRYLASRLLAAADRGVKVRVMLDDINLNEREGLLSALDAHQNVEIRIFNPTPTRRGFSKWLSFLGDFSRLNRRMHNKSFTVDGILSVVGGRNIGDEYFDLSDEINFRDRDVLVMGSVVTTIQTSFTEYWDSRWSYPVDMLGDEEQPDLSKIDDITVPQYKNYPELPLNREAADSLLKDTLDEMTWVNARFAYDRPVPIDSDNTDEPKATAVLLGQLASESKQEILLESAYLVFDDGQLEEWQVLNNKGVEIKALTNSMASNDLVTNHSAYAGRRYDMLDHGIELFELKPESKLCEASTQDVSKCAPETAYGLHAKSVVFDRSIASIGSFNFNLRSTYLNTESVLIIENKDIAETLAETIEQAMGEDNSWRLELEDGDVYWYSGEQSWDSEPETGKWERMQSGFLQLLPIEKYL